A window of Microbacterium hominis genomic DNA:
AGCGCGACGGCCGCCTCCGGCGGCGACGGCTCGGTGCTGCGCTACGGCGTCGTCCCGGAGGGCTCGCCGTGCACGACGGCCGCAGACGGGGCGAGCGCCACCTTCGGCCCTCTCCCCGACGGCATCGAGTACCGCTACACGATGTGCGTCGAATCGTACGTCGGCGATGTCGCGTTCGGACGCGCGACCGCCTCGGGCGCCGTGCAGGCCGTGCAGTCGGGCCGGGCGCCCACCGGCTGGACCTTCGCCGTCTCCCCGACGCCCAACATCGGCGCGGGACGCGCGGAGTGGATCATCCGCGATCAGCCCACCACGACCGACCGCATCCCTAACAACAACGTCGCAGAGTTCCAGGGCGCGCCGCCGACCGCCGTCTTCGACCGCGATCCCGGCATCCTGGTCCGATACGTGCACCGGGTGTGGGGGCGACCGACGCCGTGGGCGCTGGTGACGCCGCGCGCCGGCAGCGCGCCGTACCAGGTGCGCGCGCAGTGGGCTGCGGGAGCCTGCGTCGGCGGCGGCCAGCTGAGCGTGAACACCTCGTCGTCGGTGTCGCCGACGGGCGTGGGCGCGCAGTTCGCGCTCGACAACTCGCAGCTGGTGTACGTCAACGCCGGCGGCGCCGTGATCCCGCACGAGGCGGGCACGTGGACGGTGCCGGCCGGAGCGGTGCGCGTGGACGGCATCCGCGTGACGGTGAACTGGGATGCCACGGGGTGGGGCCTTGCGCCGGCTGCGGCCACCTTCTCGGCCACGTGCGACGCGAACCTGCCGCCCGAGCCCACCCCCACGCCCGAGCCCACCCCGACGCCCGAGCCCACGCCGACCCCGACCCCGCGCCCTGAGCCGCGGCCGACGCGAAACCCACGAGGACACGATGACGATCACGCAAGAGCAGGCGACCTGGTTCGCGCAGACGTTCCGCCAGATCGCGGACAACGTCGAGCGCGCGGTGCTGGGCAAGCGCCACGTCGTCGAACTCGTGCTGACGGCGATGCTCAGCGACGGACACGTGCTGCTGGAGGACGTGCCCGGCACCGGCAAGACGTCGCTGGCTCGCGCGCTCGGGCAGTCCGTGCAGGGCACCAACACGCGCATCCAGTTCACTCCCGACCTGCTCCCGGGCGACATCACCGGCATCAGCGTGTACGACCAGAAGGAGGGCGTGTTCGAGTTCCACTCGGGCCCCATCTTCGCCAACATCGTGCTCGCCGACGAGATCAACCGCGCCTCGCCCAAGACCCAGTCGGCGCTGCTGGAGGTCATGGAGGAGGGACGCGTCACGATCGACGGCGTCTCCCGCCAGGTGGGCGTCCCCTTCCTCGTGCTGGCGACGCAGAACCCGGTCGAGCAGGCCGGCACCTACCGCCTCCCCGAGGCGCAGCTCGACCGCTTCATGATGCGCGCCGCGATCGGCTACCCCGACCACGCGGCGACCGTGCGCATCCTCGACGGTGCCGCAGTGGACACCTCGACCCTCTCGCCGATCATCACCCCGCAGGCGCTGATCGGCATGGCCGACCTCGCGGCGCAGGTGTACATCGACGCCCTCGTGCTCGACTACATCGCGCGGCTGGTCGATGCGACGCGCTCGGCCGACGAGGTGCGCCTCGGGGTCAGCATCCGCGGCGCCCTCGCCCTCACGCGGGCGACGCGCACCCGCGCCGCCGCGCAGGGGCGCACCTACGCGACGCCCGACGATGTCAAGGCGCTCGCCGTCGCGGTGCTCTCGCACCGGCTGATCCTGCACCCCGAGGCCGAGTTCGACGGGGTGACCCAGGAGGCGGTCGTCGGGCAGGTGCTGCTCGATGTGACCCCGCCCACGCGCAGAGAGGCCGTATGAGCCCGACCGAGACGCGACTGACGCGCACCTCCGCGGCCACGGGCACCGGAGGGCGCACGCACGCGACCTCCACCCAGGTGACCTCCACGGCCGTGGCGGCCACGGGGCGCGGTCGCGCGTACGTGCGCATCGCGGTGTGGGCGGCGGCGGTGGCGCGCGCTCTCGGACGCGCGATCCGCGCCGCCGCGGAGTGGACGGCGAGCACCGTGCGCCCCGCCGGCACGCTCGTCGTGCTCGCGGCCACGGGCGGTCTCGTACTCGGCGTGGCCTTCGGGTGGGTGGAATGGATGGTGGGCGGCACGGTCGCCGCCCTGCTGCTGGCGGCGGCCATCCCCTTCCTGTTCGGCGCCCGCTCGTACGACGTCGACCTCTCCCTGGCCCACGAGCGCATCGTCGCGGGCGACGGGGTGACCGGGGAGATCGTGGTGCGCAACCACGGCGCCCGCACGGCCCTCCCCGGTCGCATCGACATCCCCGTCGGCGACGGACTGGTCGAGTTCGGCATCCCGCTGCTGCGCCCCGCCCACACGATCACCCAGCCGCTGGAGATCCCCGCCCTGCGACGCGGGATCGTCGCCGTGGGCCCGGCGACCACGGTGCGCAGCGACCCGATCGGGCTGCTGCGGCGCGAGCACGCCTTCCACGACGTGCACGAACTGTTCGTGCACCCGCGCACCGTGGCGCTTCCCTCCACGAGCGCCGGCCTCATCCGGGACCTCGAGGGCAGCCCCACCCGGCGGCTGGTCGATGCGGACATGTCCTTCCACGCCATCCGCGAGTACGCGCCGGGGGATTCGCGGCGCCAGATCCACTGGAAGTCGACGGCCAAGACCGGTCGGCTGATGGTGCGCCAGTACGAGGAGTCCCGCCGCTCGCGCATGGCCGTGATCCTCGCCTCGGCGCAGACGGAGTACCTCGACGCCGACGAGTACGAACTCGCCGTCTCGTGCGCCGCCTCGCTCGGACTGCGCGCGGTGCGCGACGCGCGCGATGTCGCGCTGGTCACCGGGTCGGAGATCCCGCGGGTGGTCCGGGGCCGGCTCCGGGCGATCCGCCGGATCCCGTCCGACGCGCCGCGTCCGATGCTCGACGGCTTCAGCGGCGTCGAGCGCATCGACAACACGATGCCCGTCGCGGAGATCTGCCGCCTGGCCGCGGAGTCGGGCGACGCCCTGTCGATCGCGTTCGTGATCGTGGGCTCGACCGTGCCGCTGGTGCGCCTGCAGCAGGCGGCGCTCGCGTTCGCCGCCGACACCGCCGTGGTCGCCGTCATCTGCGACGAGCGCGCGCACCCGCGCCGCC
This region includes:
- a CDS encoding AAA family ATPase, with amino-acid sequence MTITQEQATWFAQTFRQIADNVERAVLGKRHVVELVLTAMLSDGHVLLEDVPGTGKTSLARALGQSVQGTNTRIQFTPDLLPGDITGISVYDQKEGVFEFHSGPIFANIVLADEINRASPKTQSALLEVMEEGRVTIDGVSRQVGVPFLVLATQNPVEQAGTYRLPEAQLDRFMMRAAIGYPDHAATVRILDGAAVDTSTLSPIITPQALIGMADLAAQVYIDALVLDYIARLVDATRSADEVRLGVSIRGALALTRATRTRAAAQGRTYATPDDVKALAVAVLSHRLILHPEAEFDGVTQEAVVGQVLLDVTPPTRREAV